One region of Eupeodes corollae chromosome 1, idEupCoro1.1, whole genome shotgun sequence genomic DNA includes:
- the LOC129938703 gene encoding thioredoxin domain-containing protein 15, which produces MLIYKIGFILLLGSMVQSMELKALKTIVSFLNGDFLDSKSKEDDETTTSTDSGPLKGVSYYNFIDYISLRFENYDCGLYDYEIAHFKTGRPEAKAPIVVKCMPNESVNSTLLMPDTVMDIVALLKPIGNSTKRNVEGSCVLIMFYSKSCPGCARVAPIFNPLPKLFPNLKIAAIDAYKFHSFNAEFGIVGLPTILLFHQGRPIVKFYGDDWDFRKFVTRHTGLAVPTYATITSDDFRGPLPIVAEESPDYYLLLAWAFIIFCAANYFSKSVMCKQMIEMIQRTWRESEAQLEHN; this is translated from the exons atgttgatCTATAAAATAGGATTCATTTTATTACTGG GTTCTATGGTGCAGTCAATGGAACTTAAAGCACTGAAAACAATTGTGAGTTTCCTGAATGGTGACTTCTTGGATTCAAAGAGCAAGGAAGACGATGAAACCACAACATCAACAGACAGTGGACCACTAAAAGGTGTTTCCTATTATAACTTCATAGATTACATTAGTTTGCGATTTGAAAATTATGACTGTGGCTTGTATGATTATGAGATTGCTCATTTTAAAACTGGACGTCCGGAAGCCAAGGCACCAATTGTGGTGAAATGTATGCCAAATGAGAGCGTCAATTCAACGCTTCTTATGCCTGACACTGTTATGGATATAGTGGCATTGCTGAAACCAATTGGAAACTCGACAAAACGCAACGTCGAAGGTAGCTGTGTCCTTATAATGTTCTATTCGAAATCATGTCCAGGATGCGCCAGAGTGGCTCCGATTTTCAATCCATTGCCTAAGCTGTTTCCCAATCTCAAAATTGCAGCAATTGACGCCTACAAATTCCATAGTTTCAATGCCGAGTTCGGTATTGTTGGTTTGCCAACAATACTGCTCTTCCACCAAGGACGTCCTATTGTGAAATTCTATGGCGATGATTGGGATTTTCGAAAGTTTGTTACCCGCCACACTGGACTGGCTGTGCCTACGTACGCAACGATAACTTCAGATGATTTTAGAGGACCATTGCCAATTGTGGCTGAAGAAAGCCCAGACTACTATCTCTTGCTTGCTTGGGCTTTTATTATCTTCTGTGCTGCGAATTATTTCTCAAAGTCAGTTATGTGCAAGCAAATGATTGAGATGATTCAAAGAACTTGGAGAGAATCAGAAGCTCAGTTGGAgcacaattaa